The Synchiropus splendidus isolate RoL2022-P1 chromosome 1, RoL_Sspl_1.0, whole genome shotgun sequence genome includes a window with the following:
- the LOC128752776 gene encoding sodium-driven chloride bicarbonate exchanger-like isoform X1: MDITDQGAQMEPLLPTEQSSQDSKDVRTDEEAVVDRGGTRSMLNTNFEKEELEGHRTLYIGVHVPLGRRSHRRHRHHGHRHRKRSKERDPTTEDGRESPSHTDTPAQRVQFLLGTEDGDEEHIPHALFTELDEICLREGEDAEWKETARWLKFEEDVEDGGERWSKPYVATLSLHSLFELRSCIMNGTVMLDMRANSLEEIADMVLDQHEVSGPVGQDARRRIREALLKQHHHQNHKKLANRIPIVRSFADIGKKQSEPHSMDKNGQTVSPQSQPANNEGKQDVSRENSAVDFSKIDLHFMKKIPPGAEASNVLVGELEFLERPVVAFVRLAPAVLLNGLAEVPITTRFLFILLGPLGKGPQYHEIGRSIATLMTDEIFHDVAYKAKDRNDLVAGIDEFLDQVTVLPPGEWDPSIRIEPPKNVPSQEKRKIPPVPNGVTDLGESEAHGGHGGPELQRTGRFFGGFILDIKRKAPHYLSDYTDAISLKCLASFLFLYCACMSPVITFGGLLGEATEGRVSAIESLFGASMTGIAYSLFAGQPLTILGSTGPVLVFEKILFKFCKEYGLSYLSLRACIGLWTAFFCLLLVATDASSLVCYITRFTEEAFAALICIIFIYEALEKLVHLGVHYPINKNNDLLKLTQYSCACVEPRDPSNATMKFWEERNITASQVNWTVLDVHECEMLHGSFEGAACGPHGPYIPDVLFWCVVLFFSTVFMSAFLKEFKTSRYFPTKVRGIISDFAVFITILTMVLIDYALGIPSPKLQVPSKFKPTRDDRGWIINPVGPNPWWTTIITFIPALLCTILIFMDQQITAVIINRKEHKLKKGCGYHLDLFVVGVMLGVCSVMGLPWFVAATVLSISHVNSLKLESECSAPGEQPKFLGIREQRFTGLMIFTLMGCSVFMTSVLKFIPMPVLYGVFLYMGASSLRGIQVHFFSFMLGTNSGKLDDSVYLCVQFFDRLKLFGMPTKHQPDFIYLRHVPLRKVHLFTIIQLSCLVLLWTIKTSRAAIVFPMMVLALVFIRKLLDFIFTKRELSWLDDLMPEWKKKKLEDAAQEEEHSIIVEEEGIVQVPLEAHFKGDPATVNITDEMSKGSFGNVWKSVNPPESTNKEPSAKSCSTGGEKRHKRRRHNKSLDRETSL, from the exons GTCACCGTACTCTCTACATTGGAGTTCATGTTCCCCTCGGCAGGCGGTCCCACCGACGTCACCGTCACCACGGACACAGACACAGGAAGAGGTCTAAGGAGAGAGACCCAACAACCGAAGATGGACGGGAATCTCCATCACACA caGACACGCCAGCTCAAAGAGTGCAGTTTCTGTTGGGGACAGAAGATGGCGACGAAGAACACATCCCTCACGCTCTTTTTACAGAGCTGGATGAAATTTGCCTCCGGGAGGGGGAGGATGCTGAATGGAAGGAGACAGCCAG GTGGCTGAAGTTTGAGGAGGATGTTGAGGATGGCGGTGAGCGGTGGAGTAAGCCATATGTTGCCACTCTGTCTCTACACAGCCTTTTTGAGCTTCGCAGTTGCATAATGAATGGCACTGTGATGCTGGACATGAGGGCGAACTCACTGGAGGAGATTGCCG ATATGGTTTTGGACCAGCACGAGGTGTCTGGGCCTGTGGGTCAGGATGCCAGGAGGAGGATCCGCGAGGCCCTGCTaaagcagcaccaccaccagaACCACAAAAAACTAGCCAATCGCATTCCAATTGTTCGCTCTTTTGCAGATATCGGCAAAAAACAGTCTGAACCCCATTCCATGGACAAGAATG GCCAAACAGTCTCACCCCAGTCTCAGCCGGCCAACAATGAAGGCAAACAGGACGTCAGCAGAGAAAATAGTGCTGTCGACTTCAGCAAG ATTGACCTGCACTTCATGAAGAAGATCCCTCCTGGAGCGGAGGCTTCTAATGTTCTGGTCGGGGAACTGGAGTTCTTAGAACGTCCGGTCGTGGCCTTTGTCCGCCTCGCACCTGCTGTGCTGCTCAACGGTCTGGCAGAAGTTCCCATCACCACAAG GTTTCTCTTCATCCTGCTTGGCCCCCTGGGAAAGGGCCCCCAGTATCATGAAATCGGCCGATCCATCGCCACCCTGATGACAGATGAG ATTTTCCATGATGTGGCATATAAAGCCAAAGACAGAAATGACTTGGTCGCAGGCATCGACGAGTTCCTCGACCAGGTGACCGTGTTACCTCCTGGAGAGTGGGACCCGTCCATAAGGATAGAGCCTCCGAAAAATGTTCCTTCTCAG GAAAAGCGCAAAATACCCCCTGTTCCCAACGGAGTGACAGATCTTGGGGAGTCTGAGGCACACGGAGGACACGGTGGACCGGAGCTTCAGCGCACAGGAAG gttttttggggggttcATCTTGGACATCAAGAGAAAAGCTCCTCACTACTTGTCCGACTACACAGATGCCATCAGCCTGAAGTGTTTGGCCTCTTTTCTCTTCCTGTACTGCGCCTGCATGTCACCTGTTATTACCTTTGGTGGGCTCTTGGGAGAGGCCACGGAAGGACGCGTG AGTGCTATTGAGTCCCTGTTTGGGGCTTCAATGACTGGAATTGCCTATTCACTGTTTGCTGGTCAACCCCTCACCATCCTTGGCAGTACGGGTCCTGTACTTGTCTTTGAGAAGATCCTCTTCAAGTTCTGCAA GGAATATGGCCTCTCCTACCTCTCCCTGAGGGCCTGCATTGGCCTGTGGACAGCCTTCTtctgtctgctgctggtggCCACAGATGCCAGCTCGCTGGTCTGCTACATCACACGCTTCACTGAAGAAGCCTTCGCTGCACTGATCTGCATCATCTTCATCTATGAGGCGCTGGAGAAGCTGGTCCACCTGGGCGTGCACTACCCCATCAACAAGAACAACGACCTGCTGAAGCTCACACAGTATTC ATGTGCGTGTGTGGAACCCAGAGACCCCAGCAATGCCACAATGAAGTTCTGGGAGGAGAGAAACATCACAGCCTCCCAAGTCAACTGGACTGTGCTGGACGTTCAC GAGTGCGAGATGCTACATGGAAGCTTTGAAGGCGCCGCCTGTGGTCCCCACGGTCCCTACATCCCTGACGTACTGTTTTGGTGTGTGGTGCTGTTCTTCTCCACTGTCTTCATGTCTGCGTTCCTCAAGGAGTTTAAGACCAGCCGATACTTCCCCACCAAG GTGCGGGGCATCATCAGCGATTTCGCAgtcttcatcaccatcctcaccatGGTGCTGATAGATTACGCCCTGGGGATCCCTTCACCTAAGCTGCAGGTGCCCAGCAAGTTCAAG CCAACCAGAGACGACCGTGGCTGGATTATCAACCCAGTTGGTCCGAACCCCTGGTGGACCACCATCATCACATTCATCCCGGCTCTGCTGTGCACGATCCTCATCTTTATGGACCAGCAGATCACAGCGGTCATCATCAACAGGAAGGAGCACAAGCTGAAG AAAGGTTGTGGATACCACCTGGACCTGTTCGTGGTGGGCGTGATGCTGGGCGTGTGCTCGGTCATGGGCCTGCCGTGGTTCGTGGCTGCCACCGTGCTGTCCATCTCCCACGTGAACAGCCTGAAACTGGAGTCCGAGTGCTCCGCTCCCGGAGAGCAGCCAAAATTCCTGGGGATCAGAGAGCAGCGTTTCACCGGCCTGATGATCTTCACCCTGATGGGCTGCTCTGTCTTCATGACATCTGTGCTGAAG TTCATCCCGATGCCGGTGCTTTACGGTGTGTTCCTCTATATGGGGGCGTCTTCGCTCCGAGGCATCCAGGTACACTTCTTCAGTTTCATGTTGGGGACTAACAGCGGAAAACTTGACGACTCCGTGTATCTGTGCGTGCAGTTTTTTGACCGTCTGAAGCTGTTTGGCATGCCGACCAAGCATCAGCCAGACTTCATTTATCTCCGCCATGTTCCCCTGAGGAAGGTTCACCTTTTCACCATCATCCAGCTCAGCTGCTTGGTGCTGCTCTGGACCATCAAGACCTCCCGAGCTGCCATCGTGTTCCCAATGATG GTCTTGGCGTTGGTGTTCATCCGAAAGCTTCTTGACTTCATCTTCACCAAAAGAGAGCTGAGCTGGCTGGATGATCTGATGCCagagtggaagaagaagaagctggaggacgCAGCACAAGAG GAGGAGCACAGTATTATTGTCGAAGAGGAAGGCATCGTACAAGTGCCATTGGAAGCTCATTTCAA GGGAGACCCTGCCACCGTTAACATCACGGATGAGATGTCCAAAGGATCGTTTGGCAACGTGTGGAAGAGTGTCAACCCTCCTGAGAGCACCAACAAGGAGCCGAGCGCAAAGAG ttGTTCCACTGGAGGTGAAAAGCGCCACAAGCGGCGAAGACACAACAAGAGCCTGGACAGAGAGACGAGTTTGTGA
- the LOC128752776 gene encoding sodium-driven chloride bicarbonate exchanger-like isoform X2, whose product MDITDQGAQMEPLLPTEQSSQDSKDVRTDEEAVVDRGGTRSMLNTNFEKEELEGHRTLYIGVHVPLGRRSHRRHRHHGHRHRKRSKERDPTTEDGRESPSHNTPAQRVQFLLGTEDGDEEHIPHALFTELDEICLREGEDAEWKETARWLKFEEDVEDGGERWSKPYVATLSLHSLFELRSCIMNGTVMLDMRANSLEEIADMVLDQHEVSGPVGQDARRRIREALLKQHHHQNHKKLANRIPIVRSFADIGKKQSEPHSMDKNGQTVSPQSQPANNEGKQDVSRENSAVDFSKIDLHFMKKIPPGAEASNVLVGELEFLERPVVAFVRLAPAVLLNGLAEVPITTRFLFILLGPLGKGPQYHEIGRSIATLMTDEIFHDVAYKAKDRNDLVAGIDEFLDQVTVLPPGEWDPSIRIEPPKNVPSQEKRKIPPVPNGVTDLGESEAHGGHGGPELQRTGRFFGGFILDIKRKAPHYLSDYTDAISLKCLASFLFLYCACMSPVITFGGLLGEATEGRVSAIESLFGASMTGIAYSLFAGQPLTILGSTGPVLVFEKILFKFCKEYGLSYLSLRACIGLWTAFFCLLLVATDASSLVCYITRFTEEAFAALICIIFIYEALEKLVHLGVHYPINKNNDLLKLTQYSCACVEPRDPSNATMKFWEERNITASQVNWTVLDVHECEMLHGSFEGAACGPHGPYIPDVLFWCVVLFFSTVFMSAFLKEFKTSRYFPTKVRGIISDFAVFITILTMVLIDYALGIPSPKLQVPSKFKPTRDDRGWIINPVGPNPWWTTIITFIPALLCTILIFMDQQITAVIINRKEHKLKKGCGYHLDLFVVGVMLGVCSVMGLPWFVAATVLSISHVNSLKLESECSAPGEQPKFLGIREQRFTGLMIFTLMGCSVFMTSVLKFIPMPVLYGVFLYMGASSLRGIQVHFFSFMLGTNSGKLDDSVYLCVQFFDRLKLFGMPTKHQPDFIYLRHVPLRKVHLFTIIQLSCLVLLWTIKTSRAAIVFPMMVLALVFIRKLLDFIFTKRELSWLDDLMPEWKKKKLEDAAQEEEHSIIVEEEGIVQVPLEAHFKGDPATVNITDEMSKGSFGNVWKSVNPPESTNKEPSAKSCSTGGEKRHKRRRHNKSLDRETSL is encoded by the exons GTCACCGTACTCTCTACATTGGAGTTCATGTTCCCCTCGGCAGGCGGTCCCACCGACGTCACCGTCACCACGGACACAGACACAGGAAGAGGTCTAAGGAGAGAGACCCAACAACCGAAGATGGACGGGAATCTCCATCACACA ACACGCCAGCTCAAAGAGTGCAGTTTCTGTTGGGGACAGAAGATGGCGACGAAGAACACATCCCTCACGCTCTTTTTACAGAGCTGGATGAAATTTGCCTCCGGGAGGGGGAGGATGCTGAATGGAAGGAGACAGCCAG GTGGCTGAAGTTTGAGGAGGATGTTGAGGATGGCGGTGAGCGGTGGAGTAAGCCATATGTTGCCACTCTGTCTCTACACAGCCTTTTTGAGCTTCGCAGTTGCATAATGAATGGCACTGTGATGCTGGACATGAGGGCGAACTCACTGGAGGAGATTGCCG ATATGGTTTTGGACCAGCACGAGGTGTCTGGGCCTGTGGGTCAGGATGCCAGGAGGAGGATCCGCGAGGCCCTGCTaaagcagcaccaccaccagaACCACAAAAAACTAGCCAATCGCATTCCAATTGTTCGCTCTTTTGCAGATATCGGCAAAAAACAGTCTGAACCCCATTCCATGGACAAGAATG GCCAAACAGTCTCACCCCAGTCTCAGCCGGCCAACAATGAAGGCAAACAGGACGTCAGCAGAGAAAATAGTGCTGTCGACTTCAGCAAG ATTGACCTGCACTTCATGAAGAAGATCCCTCCTGGAGCGGAGGCTTCTAATGTTCTGGTCGGGGAACTGGAGTTCTTAGAACGTCCGGTCGTGGCCTTTGTCCGCCTCGCACCTGCTGTGCTGCTCAACGGTCTGGCAGAAGTTCCCATCACCACAAG GTTTCTCTTCATCCTGCTTGGCCCCCTGGGAAAGGGCCCCCAGTATCATGAAATCGGCCGATCCATCGCCACCCTGATGACAGATGAG ATTTTCCATGATGTGGCATATAAAGCCAAAGACAGAAATGACTTGGTCGCAGGCATCGACGAGTTCCTCGACCAGGTGACCGTGTTACCTCCTGGAGAGTGGGACCCGTCCATAAGGATAGAGCCTCCGAAAAATGTTCCTTCTCAG GAAAAGCGCAAAATACCCCCTGTTCCCAACGGAGTGACAGATCTTGGGGAGTCTGAGGCACACGGAGGACACGGTGGACCGGAGCTTCAGCGCACAGGAAG gttttttggggggttcATCTTGGACATCAAGAGAAAAGCTCCTCACTACTTGTCCGACTACACAGATGCCATCAGCCTGAAGTGTTTGGCCTCTTTTCTCTTCCTGTACTGCGCCTGCATGTCACCTGTTATTACCTTTGGTGGGCTCTTGGGAGAGGCCACGGAAGGACGCGTG AGTGCTATTGAGTCCCTGTTTGGGGCTTCAATGACTGGAATTGCCTATTCACTGTTTGCTGGTCAACCCCTCACCATCCTTGGCAGTACGGGTCCTGTACTTGTCTTTGAGAAGATCCTCTTCAAGTTCTGCAA GGAATATGGCCTCTCCTACCTCTCCCTGAGGGCCTGCATTGGCCTGTGGACAGCCTTCTtctgtctgctgctggtggCCACAGATGCCAGCTCGCTGGTCTGCTACATCACACGCTTCACTGAAGAAGCCTTCGCTGCACTGATCTGCATCATCTTCATCTATGAGGCGCTGGAGAAGCTGGTCCACCTGGGCGTGCACTACCCCATCAACAAGAACAACGACCTGCTGAAGCTCACACAGTATTC ATGTGCGTGTGTGGAACCCAGAGACCCCAGCAATGCCACAATGAAGTTCTGGGAGGAGAGAAACATCACAGCCTCCCAAGTCAACTGGACTGTGCTGGACGTTCAC GAGTGCGAGATGCTACATGGAAGCTTTGAAGGCGCCGCCTGTGGTCCCCACGGTCCCTACATCCCTGACGTACTGTTTTGGTGTGTGGTGCTGTTCTTCTCCACTGTCTTCATGTCTGCGTTCCTCAAGGAGTTTAAGACCAGCCGATACTTCCCCACCAAG GTGCGGGGCATCATCAGCGATTTCGCAgtcttcatcaccatcctcaccatGGTGCTGATAGATTACGCCCTGGGGATCCCTTCACCTAAGCTGCAGGTGCCCAGCAAGTTCAAG CCAACCAGAGACGACCGTGGCTGGATTATCAACCCAGTTGGTCCGAACCCCTGGTGGACCACCATCATCACATTCATCCCGGCTCTGCTGTGCACGATCCTCATCTTTATGGACCAGCAGATCACAGCGGTCATCATCAACAGGAAGGAGCACAAGCTGAAG AAAGGTTGTGGATACCACCTGGACCTGTTCGTGGTGGGCGTGATGCTGGGCGTGTGCTCGGTCATGGGCCTGCCGTGGTTCGTGGCTGCCACCGTGCTGTCCATCTCCCACGTGAACAGCCTGAAACTGGAGTCCGAGTGCTCCGCTCCCGGAGAGCAGCCAAAATTCCTGGGGATCAGAGAGCAGCGTTTCACCGGCCTGATGATCTTCACCCTGATGGGCTGCTCTGTCTTCATGACATCTGTGCTGAAG TTCATCCCGATGCCGGTGCTTTACGGTGTGTTCCTCTATATGGGGGCGTCTTCGCTCCGAGGCATCCAGGTACACTTCTTCAGTTTCATGTTGGGGACTAACAGCGGAAAACTTGACGACTCCGTGTATCTGTGCGTGCAGTTTTTTGACCGTCTGAAGCTGTTTGGCATGCCGACCAAGCATCAGCCAGACTTCATTTATCTCCGCCATGTTCCCCTGAGGAAGGTTCACCTTTTCACCATCATCCAGCTCAGCTGCTTGGTGCTGCTCTGGACCATCAAGACCTCCCGAGCTGCCATCGTGTTCCCAATGATG GTCTTGGCGTTGGTGTTCATCCGAAAGCTTCTTGACTTCATCTTCACCAAAAGAGAGCTGAGCTGGCTGGATGATCTGATGCCagagtggaagaagaagaagctggaggacgCAGCACAAGAG GAGGAGCACAGTATTATTGTCGAAGAGGAAGGCATCGTACAAGTGCCATTGGAAGCTCATTTCAA GGGAGACCCTGCCACCGTTAACATCACGGATGAGATGTCCAAAGGATCGTTTGGCAACGTGTGGAAGAGTGTCAACCCTCCTGAGAGCACCAACAAGGAGCCGAGCGCAAAGAG ttGTTCCACTGGAGGTGAAAAGCGCCACAAGCGGCGAAGACACAACAAGAGCCTGGACAGAGAGACGAGTTTGTGA
- the LOC128752776 gene encoding sodium-driven chloride bicarbonate exchanger-like isoform X6, giving the protein MDITDQGAQMEPLLPTEQSSQDSKDVRTDEEAVVDRGGTRSMLNTNFEKEELEGHRTLYIGVHVPLGRRSHRRHRHHGHRHRKRSKERDPTTEDGRESPSHNTPAQRVQFLLGTEDGDEEHIPHALFTELDEICLREGEDAEWKETARWLKFEEDVEDGGERWSKPYVATLSLHSLFELRSCIMNGTVMLDMRANSLEEIADMVLDQHEVSGPVGQDARRRIREALLKQHHHQNHKKLANRIPIVRSFADIGKKQSEPHSMDKNGQTVSPQSQPANNEGKQDVSRENSAVDFSKIDLHFMKKIPPGAEASNVLVGELEFLERPVVAFVRLAPAVLLNGLAEVPITTRFLFILLGPLGKGPQYHEIGRSIATLMTDEIFHDVAYKAKDRNDLVAGIDEFLDQVTVLPPGEWDPSIRIEPPKNVPSQEKRKIPPVPNGVTDLGESEAHGGHGGPELQRTGRFFGGFILDIKRKAPHYLSDYTDAISLKCLASFLFLYCACMSPVITFGGLLGEATEGRVSAIESLFGASMTGIAYSLFAGQPLTILGSTGPVLVFEKILFKFCKEYGLSYLSLRACIGLWTAFFCLLLVATDASSLVCYITRFTEEAFAALICIIFIYEALEKLVHLGVHYPINKNNDLLKLTQYSCACVEPRDPSNATMKFWEERNITASQVNWTVLDVHECEMLHGSFEGAACGPHGPYIPDVLFWCVVLFFSTVFMSAFLKEFKTSRYFPTKVRGIISDFAVFITILTMVLIDYALGIPSPKLQVPSKFKPTRDDRGWIINPVGPNPWWTTIITFIPALLCTILIFMDQQITAVIINRKEHKLKKGCGYHLDLFVVGVMLGVCSVMGLPWFVAATVLSISHVNSLKLESECSAPGEQPKFLGIREQRFTGLMIFTLMGCSVFMTSVLKFIPMPVLYGVFLYMGASSLRGIQFFDRLKLFGMPTKHQPDFIYLRHVPLRKVHLFTIIQLSCLVLLWTIKTSRAAIVFPMMVLALVFIRKLLDFIFTKRELSWLDDLMPEWKKKKLEDAAQEEEHSIIVEEEGIVQVPLEAHFKGDPATVNITDEMSKGSFGNVWKSVNPPESTNKEPSAKSCSTGGEKRHKRRRHNKSLDRETSL; this is encoded by the exons GTCACCGTACTCTCTACATTGGAGTTCATGTTCCCCTCGGCAGGCGGTCCCACCGACGTCACCGTCACCACGGACACAGACACAGGAAGAGGTCTAAGGAGAGAGACCCAACAACCGAAGATGGACGGGAATCTCCATCACACA ACACGCCAGCTCAAAGAGTGCAGTTTCTGTTGGGGACAGAAGATGGCGACGAAGAACACATCCCTCACGCTCTTTTTACAGAGCTGGATGAAATTTGCCTCCGGGAGGGGGAGGATGCTGAATGGAAGGAGACAGCCAG GTGGCTGAAGTTTGAGGAGGATGTTGAGGATGGCGGTGAGCGGTGGAGTAAGCCATATGTTGCCACTCTGTCTCTACACAGCCTTTTTGAGCTTCGCAGTTGCATAATGAATGGCACTGTGATGCTGGACATGAGGGCGAACTCACTGGAGGAGATTGCCG ATATGGTTTTGGACCAGCACGAGGTGTCTGGGCCTGTGGGTCAGGATGCCAGGAGGAGGATCCGCGAGGCCCTGCTaaagcagcaccaccaccagaACCACAAAAAACTAGCCAATCGCATTCCAATTGTTCGCTCTTTTGCAGATATCGGCAAAAAACAGTCTGAACCCCATTCCATGGACAAGAATG GCCAAACAGTCTCACCCCAGTCTCAGCCGGCCAACAATGAAGGCAAACAGGACGTCAGCAGAGAAAATAGTGCTGTCGACTTCAGCAAG ATTGACCTGCACTTCATGAAGAAGATCCCTCCTGGAGCGGAGGCTTCTAATGTTCTGGTCGGGGAACTGGAGTTCTTAGAACGTCCGGTCGTGGCCTTTGTCCGCCTCGCACCTGCTGTGCTGCTCAACGGTCTGGCAGAAGTTCCCATCACCACAAG GTTTCTCTTCATCCTGCTTGGCCCCCTGGGAAAGGGCCCCCAGTATCATGAAATCGGCCGATCCATCGCCACCCTGATGACAGATGAG ATTTTCCATGATGTGGCATATAAAGCCAAAGACAGAAATGACTTGGTCGCAGGCATCGACGAGTTCCTCGACCAGGTGACCGTGTTACCTCCTGGAGAGTGGGACCCGTCCATAAGGATAGAGCCTCCGAAAAATGTTCCTTCTCAG GAAAAGCGCAAAATACCCCCTGTTCCCAACGGAGTGACAGATCTTGGGGAGTCTGAGGCACACGGAGGACACGGTGGACCGGAGCTTCAGCGCACAGGAAG gttttttggggggttcATCTTGGACATCAAGAGAAAAGCTCCTCACTACTTGTCCGACTACACAGATGCCATCAGCCTGAAGTGTTTGGCCTCTTTTCTCTTCCTGTACTGCGCCTGCATGTCACCTGTTATTACCTTTGGTGGGCTCTTGGGAGAGGCCACGGAAGGACGCGTG AGTGCTATTGAGTCCCTGTTTGGGGCTTCAATGACTGGAATTGCCTATTCACTGTTTGCTGGTCAACCCCTCACCATCCTTGGCAGTACGGGTCCTGTACTTGTCTTTGAGAAGATCCTCTTCAAGTTCTGCAA GGAATATGGCCTCTCCTACCTCTCCCTGAGGGCCTGCATTGGCCTGTGGACAGCCTTCTtctgtctgctgctggtggCCACAGATGCCAGCTCGCTGGTCTGCTACATCACACGCTTCACTGAAGAAGCCTTCGCTGCACTGATCTGCATCATCTTCATCTATGAGGCGCTGGAGAAGCTGGTCCACCTGGGCGTGCACTACCCCATCAACAAGAACAACGACCTGCTGAAGCTCACACAGTATTC ATGTGCGTGTGTGGAACCCAGAGACCCCAGCAATGCCACAATGAAGTTCTGGGAGGAGAGAAACATCACAGCCTCCCAAGTCAACTGGACTGTGCTGGACGTTCAC GAGTGCGAGATGCTACATGGAAGCTTTGAAGGCGCCGCCTGTGGTCCCCACGGTCCCTACATCCCTGACGTACTGTTTTGGTGTGTGGTGCTGTTCTTCTCCACTGTCTTCATGTCTGCGTTCCTCAAGGAGTTTAAGACCAGCCGATACTTCCCCACCAAG GTGCGGGGCATCATCAGCGATTTCGCAgtcttcatcaccatcctcaccatGGTGCTGATAGATTACGCCCTGGGGATCCCTTCACCTAAGCTGCAGGTGCCCAGCAAGTTCAAG CCAACCAGAGACGACCGTGGCTGGATTATCAACCCAGTTGGTCCGAACCCCTGGTGGACCACCATCATCACATTCATCCCGGCTCTGCTGTGCACGATCCTCATCTTTATGGACCAGCAGATCACAGCGGTCATCATCAACAGGAAGGAGCACAAGCTGAAG AAAGGTTGTGGATACCACCTGGACCTGTTCGTGGTGGGCGTGATGCTGGGCGTGTGCTCGGTCATGGGCCTGCCGTGGTTCGTGGCTGCCACCGTGCTGTCCATCTCCCACGTGAACAGCCTGAAACTGGAGTCCGAGTGCTCCGCTCCCGGAGAGCAGCCAAAATTCCTGGGGATCAGAGAGCAGCGTTTCACCGGCCTGATGATCTTCACCCTGATGGGCTGCTCTGTCTTCATGACATCTGTGCTGAAG TTCATCCCGATGCCGGTGCTTTACGGTGTGTTCCTCTATATGGGGGCGTCTTCGCTCCGAGGCATCCAG TTTTTTGACCGTCTGAAGCTGTTTGGCATGCCGACCAAGCATCAGCCAGACTTCATTTATCTCCGCCATGTTCCCCTGAGGAAGGTTCACCTTTTCACCATCATCCAGCTCAGCTGCTTGGTGCTGCTCTGGACCATCAAGACCTCCCGAGCTGCCATCGTGTTCCCAATGATG GTCTTGGCGTTGGTGTTCATCCGAAAGCTTCTTGACTTCATCTTCACCAAAAGAGAGCTGAGCTGGCTGGATGATCTGATGCCagagtggaagaagaagaagctggaggacgCAGCACAAGAG GAGGAGCACAGTATTATTGTCGAAGAGGAAGGCATCGTACAAGTGCCATTGGAAGCTCATTTCAA GGGAGACCCTGCCACCGTTAACATCACGGATGAGATGTCCAAAGGATCGTTTGGCAACGTGTGGAAGAGTGTCAACCCTCCTGAGAGCACCAACAAGGAGCCGAGCGCAAAGAG ttGTTCCACTGGAGGTGAAAAGCGCCACAAGCGGCGAAGACACAACAAGAGCCTGGACAGAGAGACGAGTTTGTGA